A stretch of Campylobacter showae DNA encodes these proteins:
- a CDS encoding UPF0323 family lipoprotein: MRVFKHIKKVASYAAVGGFGAVVAAGLAGCGSSDNGGESSALNEAAQKTGAFVIIEETAPGKYKVLEEYPSSETRVVLKDINGTERVLSKEEMDKLIAEENAKIDAGTSNLTGSNAQNAQLSSGGMSLGETLLASAAGAIIGSWIGNKLFNNPGYQSQRQSAYKNPSAYSRSVDSFNKAKAASSAGKPSGGKSGFFGGSSSSSSSSFGG, translated from the coding sequence ATGAGAGTTTTTAAGCATATCAAAAAAGTAGCCAGCTACGCTGCCGTGGGCGGTTTTGGCGCGGTGGTAGCGGCCGGGTTGGCAGGCTGCGGCAGCAGCGATAACGGCGGCGAAAGTAGCGCGCTAAACGAAGCGGCGCAAAAAACGGGAGCGTTTGTCATCATCGAGGAGACTGCGCCGGGAAAATATAAAGTCCTAGAGGAGTACCCAAGCAGCGAAACGCGCGTCGTGCTAAAGGATATCAACGGCACCGAGCGCGTGCTGAGTAAAGAGGAGATGGATAAGTTAATCGCCGAGGAAAACGCTAAAATCGATGCCGGAACATCGAATTTAACCGGCTCGAACGCTCAAAACGCGCAACTTTCAAGCGGCGGCATGAGCCTTGGCGAGACGCTTCTAGCCTCGGCTGCGGGCGCGATCATCGGTAGCTGGATCGGCAACAAGCTATTTAACAACCCGGGCTATCAGTCGCAGCGCCAAAGCGCGTATAAAAACCCAAGCGCGTACTCAAGGAGCGTAGATAGCTTTAACAAAGCCAAAGCCGCTAGCTCGGCGGGTAAACCAAGCGGCGGAAAGAGCGGATTTTTCGGCGGTTCAAGCTCAAGTTCAAGCTCAAGTTTCGGAGGATAA
- a CDS encoding DUF2314 domain-containing protein, protein MGFFKKIFGKQVDLGEQMPIYFASNEEDYMQRSFEQARESFRYFWRELYWERHRVVPGLDFAMVKICFLDVVDGEEVGEHMWINDVDFDGETISGTLVNEPDAVQNVKNGDRVSAKIDEMSDWMFAVGGRAYGGFSVQAMRSRMQKGELKEHDKAWGLDFGDFNDILVVYEQKEHPENLIEHPMCKNVREKFEQYVKENPSILTDADELGFTQLHHEALAGNLTLINILLANGADKNARTKSGKTAADFAEHLGWSEIAKVLR, encoded by the coding sequence ATGGGCTTTTTTAAGAAAATTTTCGGCAAACAAGTCGATCTGGGCGAGCAAATGCCGATTTATTTCGCAAGCAACGAAGAGGACTATATGCAGCGCTCATTCGAGCAGGCGCGTGAGAGTTTTAGGTATTTTTGGCGTGAGCTTTACTGGGAGCGCCACAGGGTCGTGCCAGGGCTTGATTTCGCGATGGTTAAAATTTGCTTTTTAGACGTAGTGGACGGCGAGGAAGTGGGTGAGCATATGTGGATAAACGACGTGGATTTTGACGGCGAGACTATCTCTGGCACGCTCGTAAACGAGCCTGACGCCGTGCAAAACGTAAAAAACGGCGATCGCGTGAGCGCAAAGATAGACGAGATGAGCGACTGGATGTTTGCGGTGGGCGGACGCGCGTACGGCGGCTTTAGTGTGCAGGCGATGCGCTCACGTATGCAAAAGGGCGAGCTAAAAGAGCACGATAAAGCATGGGGGCTTGATTTTGGCGATTTTAACGATATTTTGGTAGTTTACGAGCAAAAAGAACACCCGGAAAATTTGATCGAGCACCCGATGTGCAAAAATGTACGCGAGAAGTTCGAGCAATACGTCAAAGAAAACCCAAGTATCCTCACGGACGCCGATGAGCTCGGATTTACGCAGCTGCACCACGAGGCGCTCGCGGGTAATCTAACGCTCATAAACATACTGCTGGCAAACGGCGCCGACAAAAACGCGCGCACGAAAAGCGGTAAAACTGCGGCTGATTTTGCCGAGCATTTGGGCTGGAGCGAAATCGCAAAGGTGCTTAGATAA
- a CDS encoding efflux RND transporter periplasmic adaptor subunit, which translates to MRKIKNISVLLLALLLFTACFDSNDKKSAAAAGQQRQMPPSKVDVFVAKKSDVPISFDYTATLTSQQDVIVYPKVSGTITKQFFKPGDNVKAGDKLFLIDPEKYQASYDALEAAIGVANANLKNAQTEFNRISNLYKKNAVSQKEYDAAVSALEIANATLLSARATAKNAKIDLGYTSITAPFDGVLGDNLVDVGSLVVANTTQLVRLTKINPIEAHFHISDVDNLNRVKMQESGLWAQTNSDAVLKVGPGEFNGKVNFIDNVVNTNMGSVLAKAEFNNDEGKLLPGMFGHVTMGGFYQKDGFKIPQVALQQTDVKTYVLVVEDGKVASKDVKITYQTKDAAVISEGLNENDKIILNNFLKIGVGAPVKIDKDLTESFGKGANLEPKNEQEKAK; encoded by the coding sequence ATGAGAAAAATTAAAAATATCTCTGTTTTGTTATTGGCGTTGCTGCTTTTTACAGCATGCTTTGATAGTAACGATAAAAAAAGCGCGGCCGCGGCAGGACAGCAAAGGCAAATGCCGCCCTCAAAAGTCGACGTATTCGTAGCTAAAAAATCAGACGTACCTATCAGCTTTGACTACACCGCGACTCTAACGAGCCAGCAAGACGTAATCGTCTATCCTAAAGTAAGCGGCACGATAACCAAGCAGTTTTTTAAACCCGGCGACAACGTAAAAGCCGGCGACAAGCTGTTTTTGATAGACCCGGAAAAATACCAAGCCAGCTACGACGCGCTTGAAGCCGCTATCGGCGTAGCAAACGCAAATTTAAAAAACGCTCAAACCGAATTTAACAGAATTTCAAATTTATATAAGAAAAACGCCGTTTCGCAAAAAGAGTACGACGCGGCAGTTTCGGCGCTCGAGATCGCAAACGCAACTCTACTAAGCGCCAGAGCAACCGCCAAAAATGCCAAGATCGACCTGGGCTACACAAGCATAACCGCGCCTTTTGACGGCGTTTTGGGCGATAATCTCGTAGATGTAGGCTCGCTAGTCGTAGCAAACACGACTCAGCTCGTGCGCCTAACCAAAATCAACCCGATCGAGGCGCACTTTCACATCTCCGACGTAGATAACCTAAACCGCGTCAAAATGCAAGAAAGCGGCCTATGGGCGCAGACAAACTCGGACGCCGTGCTAAAGGTCGGCCCGGGAGAGTTTAACGGCAAGGTAAATTTTATCGATAACGTCGTAAATACGAACATGGGTAGCGTTTTAGCCAAGGCCGAATTTAACAACGACGAAGGCAAGCTGCTGCCGGGTATGTTCGGCCACGTGACGATGGGCGGATTTTACCAAAAAGACGGCTTTAAAATCCCTCAAGTAGCACTCCAGCAAACCGACGTCAAGACCTACGTGCTAGTCGTAGAGGACGGTAAAGTAGCCTCCAAGGACGTAAAAATCACCTACCAAACCAAAGACGCCGCAGTCATTAGCGAAGGGCTAAACGAAAATGATAAAATCATCTTAAACAACTTCCTAAAAATCGGCGTAGGCGCACCGGTCAAGATAGACAAAGACCTAACCGAAAGCTTTGGTAAAGGGGCAAATTTAGAGCCTAAAAACGAGCAAGAAAAGGCTAAGTGA
- a CDS encoding glutathionylspermidine synthase family protein → MINLKKIEPLNSEFLSEIGFTWHTDPDGSDYVADELVEVSEAQAEAYYNAANELYDMFVAAAQHVIDNNLYHEVGIPFNLVDLVRESWENDVHWHLYGRFDLAGGLDGKPIKLIEFNADTPTAVFETAIIQWAALKFNRMDESAQFNDLYDALKQNFRRLVTLDEETESFNEHYEGWKILFSSVAGSSEDEQTVKLLQYIAEEAGFHTAFAYVHEVVFNDEEGVFFDGENYEYWFKLVPWEDIAVEEGELAIILKNIVQNQKAIILNPAYTLLFQSKGILKILWDLYPNHPLLLEASDKPIAGKKCVKKPVFGREGANVSVIEANGSVSSQNGGDYGQNRAIYQEFYEFNKDAASNSYQAGVFFAYEACALGYRRGGEILDNYSKFVGHFIK, encoded by the coding sequence ATGATAAATTTAAAAAAAATCGAACCGCTAAATAGCGAATTTTTAAGCGAGATCGGCTTTACGTGGCACACCGATCCAGACGGCAGCGACTACGTAGCAGACGAACTAGTCGAGGTTAGCGAGGCGCAGGCCGAGGCATACTACAACGCCGCAAACGAGCTATACGATATGTTCGTCGCAGCCGCCCAACACGTCATCGATAACAACCTCTACCACGAGGTCGGCATCCCGTTTAATCTCGTAGATCTCGTGCGCGAAAGCTGGGAAAACGACGTGCACTGGCATCTTTACGGTAGATTTGACCTAGCCGGCGGACTGGATGGCAAACCGATAAAACTCATCGAATTTAACGCCGACACCCCGACTGCGGTGTTTGAGACGGCGATCATCCAGTGGGCGGCGCTCAAATTTAACCGCATGGACGAGAGCGCGCAGTTTAACGACCTTTATGACGCGCTAAAGCAAAATTTTAGACGCCTAGTGACGCTAGATGAGGAGACGGAGAGCTTTAACGAGCACTATGAGGGCTGGAAAATTTTATTTAGCTCGGTGGCCGGTAGCAGCGAGGACGAACAAACTGTGAAGCTACTGCAATATATCGCCGAGGAGGCAGGCTTTCACACGGCGTTTGCTTACGTCCACGAGGTCGTATTTAACGACGAGGAGGGCGTATTTTTTGACGGAGAAAACTACGAGTACTGGTTCAAACTCGTGCCGTGGGAGGACATCGCCGTAGAGGAAGGCGAGCTAGCCATAATCCTAAAAAACATCGTCCAAAATCAAAAAGCCATCATCCTAAATCCCGCATATACGTTGCTTTTCCAAAGCAAAGGTATCTTGAAAATTTTATGGGATCTATATCCGAATCACCCGCTCTTGCTTGAGGCTAGCGACAAGCCGATCGCGGGCAAAAAATGCGTGAAAAAGCCGGTTTTCGGCCGAGAGGGTGCGAACGTGAGCGTGATCGAGGCTAACGGTAGCGTGAGCTCGCAAAACGGCGGCGACTACGGTCAAAACCGCGCGATCTATCAGGAATTTTACGAATTTAACAAAGACGCCGCCAGCAATAGCTACCAAGCCGGCGTATTTTTCGCCTACGAGGCGTGCGCGCTGGGTTATCGCAGAGGCGGTGAAATTTTAGATAACTACTCCAAATTCGTGGGGCACTTTATCAAATAA
- the rpsU gene encoding 30S ribosomal protein S21: protein MPGIKVHPNESFDEAYRKFKKQTDRNLVVTEVRARRFFEPMTEIRKKQKIAARKKMLKRLYMLRRYESKL from the coding sequence TTGCCTGGTATTAAGGTACATCCTAACGAGTCTTTTGACGAAGCTTACAGAAAGTTCAAAAAGCAAACCGACAGGAATCTTGTCGTGACTGAAGTTCGCGCAAGACGCTTTTTCGAGCCTATGACCGAGATCCGCAAAAAACAAAAAATCGCGGCTCGTAAGAAAATGCTTAAACGTCTATATATGCTTAGACGCTACGAGTCAAAGCTCTAA
- a CDS encoding TetR/AcrR family transcriptional regulator has protein sequence MNGKITQRSAERKEKFIQAGLEIFLENGYENTSLTDIIKKAAGRWRASTNFLKTKKGSFAPS, from the coding sequence ATGAACGGGAAAATCACGCAAAGAAGCGCCGAGAGAAAAGAGAAATTCATCCAAGCCGGACTTGAAATTTTCCTCGAAAACGGCTACGAAAACACGAGTTTAACGGATATCATCAAAAAAGCGGCGGGTCGCTGGCGAGCATCTACAAATTTTTTGAAAACAAAGAAGGGCTCTTTCGCGCCATCGTAG
- the ccoG gene encoding cytochrome c oxidase accessory protein CcoG codes for MTKEEYKKYFKFASKRYIAYILITCTVLILPFISIGGNQFFLLSFERSELHLFFAKFNVQELFLMPFVLIIFFIFIFFMTNLGGRVWCGWSCPQTIFRVIYRDLIQTKILKIRKSVSNKQTQAEGGVKNALAVAIWSVLAFVAAANFLWFFVPPQDFLVQILDPAEHKILLGAWIVIAVFLIFDVAFLGENFCIYVCPYARVQSVMIDNDSMQVIYDEARGGKIFEGQTKLWKKPPGPQDECTGCEACVKICPTHIDIRKGMQLECINCLECVDACTKTMSGLNLPSLISWTSSNSLKTKQKVRYLRFKTVGYCAAIAIAATALALMSAKKENMLLNINRTSELYKVNKNGEIENAYVFLFENTDAHAHEFYFDVSANDADIKIKRPKSNIALNAGEKKKIVVVLTAPKNAARPGKNANAKITIRAYAADEKEKINIARETIFAYPRD; via the coding sequence ATGACTAAAGAAGAGTATAAAAAATATTTCAAATTTGCCAGCAAACGCTATATCGCCTACATCCTGATAACCTGTACCGTGCTTATTTTACCGTTTATATCTATCGGCGGAAATCAATTTTTCCTACTAAGCTTCGAGCGCAGCGAGCTGCATCTGTTTTTTGCTAAATTTAACGTCCAAGAGCTGTTTTTGATGCCTTTCGTGCTCATCATCTTTTTTATTTTTATATTTTTTATGACGAATTTAGGCGGCCGCGTCTGGTGCGGCTGGAGCTGCCCGCAGACGATATTTCGCGTGATTTACCGCGACCTTATACAAACTAAAATTTTAAAGATCCGCAAGAGCGTTTCAAATAAGCAAACGCAGGCCGAGGGCGGCGTCAAAAATGCGCTCGCAGTGGCGATCTGGAGCGTTTTAGCTTTTGTCGCGGCGGCGAATTTTCTCTGGTTTTTCGTCCCGCCACAGGATTTTTTAGTTCAAATTTTAGACCCGGCCGAACATAAAATTTTACTCGGGGCTTGGATCGTTATCGCTGTGTTTTTGATATTTGACGTAGCGTTTTTGGGCGAAAATTTTTGCATTTACGTCTGTCCGTACGCTAGAGTGCAGTCCGTGATGATAGATAACGACAGCATGCAGGTCATCTACGACGAGGCGCGGGGCGGTAAAATTTTTGAGGGGCAAACCAAACTGTGGAAAAAACCGCCGGGGCCGCAAGACGAGTGCACCGGCTGCGAAGCCTGCGTGAAAATTTGCCCGACGCACATCGACATCAGAAAAGGCATGCAGCTAGAGTGCATAAACTGCCTAGAGTGCGTAGATGCCTGCACGAAAACGATGTCCGGGCTAAATTTGCCTAGTCTAATTAGCTGGACGAGCTCAAATTCGCTAAAAACCAAGCAAAAGGTGCGGTATTTGCGCTTTAAAACCGTCGGCTACTGCGCCGCCATCGCTATCGCCGCGACCGCGCTAGCGCTAATGAGCGCCAAAAAAGAAAACATGCTGCTAAATATCAACCGCACGAGCGAGCTATATAAGGTAAATAAAAACGGCGAGATCGAAAACGCTTACGTGTTTTTGTTTGAAAACACCGACGCGCACGCGCATGAGTTTTACTTTGACGTTAGCGCAAACGATGCCGATATCAAAATAAAACGCCCAAAAAGTAACATTGCCTTAAACGCGGGCGAAAAGAAGAAAATCGTAGTCGTATTAACGGCTCCTAAAAATGCCGCTAGACCCGGTAAAAACGCAAATGCAAAGATAACTATACGCGCCTATGCCGCAGACGAAAAAGAGAAAATTAACATCGCAAGGGAGACTATTTTTGCATACCCGAGGGACTAA
- a CDS encoding D-2-hydroxyacid dehydrogenase: MKIVCLDAATLGSDVNLDVFKQFGEFKSYQTTAANERVERLKGADVVITNKVVINKETMDASNLKLICISATGMNNVDLAHAAAKGIAVKNVAGYSTASVVQHTFACLFALTNRVKFYDNYAQSGEWAKSEIFTNLDRSIGEIAGKSFGVIGLGEIGRGVARIAAAFGTRVSYYSTSGANANAEFKRLNLGELLSGCDIVSIHAPLNEKTRNLIGERELNLMKEGAILMNFGRGGIVDESAVARAIDGRNLRFASDVLETEPMRADHPLLRIKNKENLILTPHVAWASYEARERLVAMIAENIKEFLKG, encoded by the coding sequence ATGAAAATAGTCTGCCTCGATGCCGCGACGCTTGGAAGCGACGTAAATTTGGACGTTTTTAAGCAGTTTGGCGAATTTAAAAGCTACCAAACAACCGCCGCAAACGAGCGCGTAGAGCGGCTAAAGGGCGCGGACGTCGTTATCACGAACAAAGTCGTGATCAACAAAGAGACGATGGATGCGTCAAATTTAAAGCTAATCTGCATAAGTGCAACTGGCATGAACAACGTCGATCTCGCGCACGCCGCAGCAAAAGGCATCGCGGTAAAAAATGTCGCGGGCTATTCCACTGCCAGCGTCGTGCAGCATACGTTCGCTTGCCTTTTTGCGCTGACAAATCGCGTCAAATTTTACGACAACTATGCGCAAAGCGGTGAGTGGGCGAAGAGCGAAATTTTTACGAATCTAGACCGCAGTATCGGCGAGATCGCAGGCAAGAGCTTTGGCGTCATCGGCCTTGGCGAGATCGGCAGAGGCGTGGCGCGCATAGCAGCGGCATTTGGCACGAGAGTGAGCTACTACTCCACTAGCGGCGCAAACGCAAACGCCGAGTTTAAAAGGCTAAATTTGGGCGAGCTTCTAAGCGGCTGCGACATCGTGAGTATCCATGCTCCGCTAAATGAAAAAACGCGAAATTTGATCGGCGAGCGGGAGTTAAATTTGATGAAAGAGGGCGCCATACTGATGAACTTCGGTCGTGGCGGCATAGTGGACGAGAGCGCCGTAGCCCGCGCGATAGATGGGCGAAATTTACGATTTGCCTCGGATGTGCTGGAGACCGAGCCCATGCGCGCGGATCATCCGTTGCTTCGTATCAAAAATAAGGAAAATTTGATACTTACTCCGCACGTAGCGTGGGCGAGCTATGAGGCTAGAGAGCGGCTCGTGGCGATGATCGCGGAAAATATAAAAGAATTTTTGAAAGGATAA
- a CDS encoding YajQ family cyclic di-GMP-binding protein produces the protein MATEHSFDISAAVDMMEVKNALETAKKEIAARYDFKGLAAEVELNEKEKIITLLSSSDNKIDALKDIVISKLIKRNIPPVAVTESKRESASGANLKATLKLNDTLDSENAKKITKAIKDAKLKVTAAIRGEEVRVSGKSIDDLQECIRLVKGLNLELPISFKNLK, from the coding sequence ATGGCAACTGAGCATAGTTTTGATATAAGCGCGGCGGTCGATATGATGGAGGTCAAAAACGCGCTGGAGACGGCTAAAAAAGAGATCGCGGCGAGATATGATTTTAAGGGGCTTGCGGCCGAGGTGGAGCTAAACGAAAAGGAAAAAATCATCACGCTTCTTAGCTCTAGCGACAACAAAATCGACGCGCTAAAAGACATCGTCATCTCAAAACTCATCAAGCGAAATATCCCGCCCGTGGCCGTGACTGAAAGCAAACGCGAAAGTGCTAGTGGCGCAAATTTAAAGGCGACGCTAAAACTAAACGACACCTTAGATAGCGAAAACGCGAAGAAAATCACCAAAGCGATCAAGGACGCAAAGCTAAAAGTAACTGCGGCGATCCGCGGCGAAGAGGTGCGAGTAAGCGGCAAAAGTATCGATGATCTGCAGGAGTGTATAAGGCTTGTGAAGGGGCTTAATTTAGAGCTACCGATTAGCTTTAAAAACTTAAAATAG
- a CDS encoding coproporphyrinogen III oxidase family protein produces the protein MGFKNIIEKFAVNYAHNSIQKSLYNEFNIDILTTTYTKTPKKYKKYMLYAHVPFCHTFCPYCSFHKYHYEQELAKIYFENLREEMRQVKEAGFDFSSLYVGGGTTLINEPELEKTLKLAKELFSIEDVSAESDPNHISPESLTRFDGLIDRLSVGVQSFDNETLKRVGRYEKFGSAEETKRKLEKALGKIPVISLDLIFNLPNQTKEQLINDINVAKSISPQQITFYPLMKSELTRENIARSLGVSNVDNEREFYEIIVSEFAKSGYRQSNAWAFSNEKSAGLRDEYVGSNLEYVGVGSGAFSFLDGELVINAFNLLDYGRKVKDRQSPVIAKCAFSKKERLKYTFLTRLFDGAVDIKAYNEQNDANINKDLFVELSLLKLVNAIYEENGVIKPTFFGKYTCVVLMRDFYAGMDKVRAIFKNDAKIKRSKILRIMSEDTEQKFEQNIIQPRAAM, from the coding sequence GTGGGATTTAAGAATATTATAGAAAAATTTGCGGTAAATTACGCTCATAATTCTATTCAAAAATCACTATACAACGAATTTAACATAGATATTTTGACCACAACTTACACAAAAACTCCAAAAAAATATAAAAAATACATGCTCTACGCTCACGTGCCGTTTTGCCACACTTTTTGCCCGTATTGCTCGTTTCACAAGTATCACTACGAACAGGAGCTTGCGAAAATTTACTTTGAAAATTTACGCGAGGAGATGAGGCAGGTAAAAGAGGCCGGCTTTGACTTTAGCTCGCTTTATGTCGGCGGCGGCACGACGCTTATCAACGAACCCGAGCTTGAAAAGACGCTAAAACTTGCAAAAGAGCTCTTTAGTATCGAAGATGTCTCGGCAGAGAGCGATCCAAACCATATCTCGCCGGAGAGTTTAACCCGTTTTGACGGGCTTATTGACCGCTTAAGCGTAGGCGTGCAAAGCTTTGATAACGAGACGTTAAAAAGAGTCGGCAGGTATGAGAAATTTGGCTCTGCAGAAGAGACGAAAAGAAAGCTCGAGAAGGCTCTTGGCAAGATCCCGGTTATAAGCCTAGATCTCATATTTAACCTGCCAAATCAAACAAAAGAGCAGCTCATAAACGACATAAATGTCGCAAAATCGATCTCTCCGCAGCAGATCACCTTCTATCCGCTCATGAAATCAGAGCTAACAAGAGAGAACATCGCTCGCTCGCTCGGCGTCTCAAACGTCGATAACGAGCGCGAATTTTACGAGATCATCGTGAGCGAATTTGCTAAAAGCGGCTACAGACAAAGCAACGCTTGGGCATTTTCAAATGAAAAAAGCGCAGGCCTTCGCGACGAATACGTGGGCTCAAATTTAGAGTACGTTGGTGTTGGCAGCGGTGCGTTTAGCTTCCTAGACGGCGAGCTAGTTATAAACGCCTTTAACCTGCTTGACTACGGCAGAAAGGTCAAAGATAGACAAAGTCCGGTCATCGCAAAATGCGCATTTAGCAAAAAAGAGAGACTAAAATATACGTTTTTAACAAGGCTTTTTGACGGCGCAGTCGATATCAAAGCCTACAACGAACAAAACGATGCGAACATCAACAAAGACCTATTTGTCGAGCTTAGCTTGCTAAAGCTGGTAAACGCGATCTACGAAGAAAACGGCGTCATAAAGCCGACGTTTTTTGGCAAATACACCTGCGTCGTGCTCATGCGTGACTTTTACGCGGGCATGGACAAAGTGCGCGCGATATTTAAAAACGACGCGAAGATCAAACGCAGCAAAATTTTGCGCATAATGAGCGAAGACACCGAGCAAAAATTTGAACAAAATATTATCCAGCCGCGAGCCGCTATGTAA
- a CDS encoding TetR/AcrR family transcriptional regulator C-terminal domain-containing protein — protein MIFFDIICEKKTTLISRVMMSEGAKNDGLLGKEFLDQILSKIDKILIDFFEREDIRIQLNPCISPYVAAKAFAAVVREPYHYNAILLNEDITLSAEERKEHVKTRIDMFLHGVKKR, from the coding sequence ATGATATTTTTCGACATCATCTGCGAAAAGAAAACCACGCTAATCTCAAGAGTAATGATGAGCGAAGGCGCAAAAAACGACGGACTTTTGGGCAAAGAGTTTTTGGATCAAATTTTAAGCAAAATCGATAAAATTTTAATAGATTTTTTCGAGCGTGAAGACATAAGAATCCAACTAAATCCATGTATCTCTCCTTACGTCGCAGCCAAGGCGTTTGCCGCAGTCGTTAGAGAACCTTATCATTATAATGCTATTTTGCTAAACGAGGACATAACGCTAAGTGCAGAAGAGCGTAAAGAGCACGTAAAAACACGCATAGATATGTTTTTGCACGGCGTAAAGAAACGCTAA